The Streptomyces nitrosporeus genome includes a window with the following:
- a CDS encoding quinone-dependent dihydroorotate dehydrogenase, which translates to MYKLFFQLVFTRMDPEQAHHLAFRWIRLAARIPVLRTFAAAALAPRHEELRTEAFGLRMHGPFGLAAGFDKNAVAIDGMAMLGFDHIEIGTVTGEPQPGNPKKRLFRLVADRALINRMGFNNEGSAAVARRLAARTPVFRTVVGVNIGKTKAVPEAEAVGDYVKSTERLAAHADYLVVNVSSPNTPGLRDLQATEALRPLLTAVREAADRTVPGRRVPLLVKIAPDLADEDIDAVADLAVELGLDGIIATNTTIAREGLGLASPPSLTKETGGLSGAPLKERSLAVLSRLYARVGDRITLVGVGGIESAEDAWQRILAGATLVQGYSAFVYEGPFYARAIHKGLAARLAASPYATLADAVGARTRKAAQ; encoded by the coding sequence ATGTACAAACTCTTCTTCCAGCTGGTCTTCACGAGGATGGACCCGGAGCAGGCCCACCACCTCGCCTTCCGCTGGATCCGCCTCGCCGCCCGGATCCCGGTGCTGCGCACCTTCGCCGCCGCCGCGCTCGCCCCCCGCCACGAGGAACTGCGCACCGAGGCGTTCGGACTGCGGATGCACGGGCCGTTCGGGCTGGCCGCCGGCTTCGACAAGAACGCCGTCGCCATCGACGGCATGGCGATGCTCGGCTTCGACCACATCGAGATCGGCACGGTCACCGGCGAGCCCCAGCCCGGCAACCCGAAGAAGCGGCTCTTCCGGCTCGTCGCGGACCGGGCCCTGATCAACCGCATGGGCTTCAACAACGAAGGCTCCGCCGCCGTCGCCCGGCGCCTGGCCGCGCGCACGCCCGTCTTCCGCACGGTGGTCGGTGTCAACATCGGCAAGACCAAGGCCGTCCCCGAGGCGGAGGCCGTGGGGGACTACGTGAAGTCCACCGAGCGGCTCGCCGCCCACGCCGACTACCTCGTCGTCAACGTCTCCTCGCCCAACACCCCAGGCCTGCGCGACCTCCAGGCCACTGAGGCGCTGCGCCCGCTGCTCACCGCCGTACGCGAGGCCGCGGACCGCACGGTCCCCGGCCGCCGGGTGCCGCTGCTCGTCAAGATCGCGCCCGACCTCGCCGACGAGGACATCGACGCGGTCGCCGACCTCGCCGTCGAACTCGGCCTGGACGGCATCATCGCCACCAACACCACCATCGCCCGCGAGGGCCTCGGCCTGGCCTCCCCGCCGTCCCTGACGAAGGAGACCGGCGGACTCTCCGGCGCCCCCCTCAAGGAGCGCTCGCTGGCGGTCCTCAGCCGCCTGTACGCCCGTGTGGGGGACCGGATCACCCTGGTCGGTGTCGGCGGCATCGAGAGCGCCGAGGACGCCTGGCAGCGCATCCTGGCCGGCGCCACGCTGGTCCAGGGCTACAGCGCCTTCGTCTACGAGGGCCCCTTCTACGCCCGAGCGATCCACAAGGGGCTGGCGGCCCGCCTGGCGGCCTCCCCGTACGCCACCCTCGCCGACGCCGTCGGCGCCCGGACACGGAAGGCCGCGCAGTGA
- the pyrF gene encoding orotidine-5'-phosphate decarboxylase: MTPEPFGARLRHAMDTRGPLCVGIDPHASLLTSWGLGDDVAGLERFTRTVVEALADRVAVLKPQSAFFERFGSRGIAVLEKAVEEARAAGALVLMDAKRGDIGSTMAAYAATYLDKDSPLFSDAVTLSPYLGFGSLRPALDAAAVSGAGVFVLALTSNPEGPEVQRATAADGRPLAQVMLDHMAAENAGATPLGSVGAVVGATLADAGVDLAVNGPLLAPGIGAQGATPADLPRVFGAAVRNVVPSVSRGVLRHGPDASGLREAAARFADEVRTAVPES, from the coding sequence GTGACCCCCGAACCCTTCGGCGCCCGGCTGCGCCACGCCATGGACACCCGCGGACCGCTCTGCGTCGGCATCGACCCGCACGCCTCGCTCCTCACCTCCTGGGGCCTGGGCGACGACGTCGCGGGCCTGGAGCGCTTCACCCGTACGGTCGTCGAGGCCCTCGCCGACCGGGTCGCGGTGCTCAAGCCGCAGTCCGCGTTCTTCGAGCGCTTCGGCTCGCGCGGCATCGCCGTGCTGGAGAAGGCCGTCGAGGAGGCGCGGGCCGCCGGGGCGCTGGTCCTGATGGACGCCAAGCGCGGTGACATCGGCTCCACGATGGCCGCCTACGCGGCCACCTACCTCGACAAGGACTCCCCGCTCTTCTCCGACGCGGTCACCCTCTCGCCGTACCTCGGCTTCGGCTCGCTGCGCCCGGCGCTGGACGCCGCCGCGGTCTCCGGCGCGGGGGTCTTCGTCCTCGCCCTCACCTCCAACCCGGAGGGCCCCGAGGTCCAGCGGGCCACCGCCGCGGACGGCCGGCCGCTGGCCCAGGTGATGCTGGACCACATGGCCGCCGAGAACGCCGGGGCGACGCCGCTCGGATCCGTCGGCGCGGTGGTCGGCGCCACCCTGGCCGACGCCGGGGTTGACCTGGCGGTCAACGGCCCGCTGCTGGCCCCCGGCATCGGCGCCCAGGGCGCCACGCCGGCGGATCTGCCCCGCGTCTTCGGCGCCGCGGTGCGCAACGTGGTGCCCAGCGTGAGCCGGGGCGTGCTGCGCCACGGGCCGGACGCGTCAGGGCTGCGCGAAGCCGCAGCACGGTTCGCGGACGAGGTCCGAACGGCCGTGCCGGAAAGCTGA
- a CDS encoding integration host factor — protein sequence MALPPLTPEQRAAALEKAAAARRERAEVKNRLKHSGASLQEVIKQGQENDVIGKMKVSALLESLPGVGKVRAKQIMERLGISESRRVRGLGSNQIASLEREFGGTAA from the coding sequence GTGGCTCTTCCGCCCCTTACCCCTGAACAGCGCGCAGCCGCGCTCGAAAAGGCCGCCGCGGCTCGCCGGGAGCGGGCCGAGGTCAAGAATCGACTCAAGCACTCCGGCGCCTCGCTCCAAGAGGTCATCAAGCAGGGCCAGGAGAACGACGTCATCGGCAAGATGAAGGTCTCCGCTCTTCTCGAGTCCCTGCCGGGCGTGGGCAAGGTCCGCGCCAAGCAGATCATGGAGCGGCTCGGTATCTCCGAGAGCCGGCGGGTCCGGGGTCTCGGCTCCAACCAGATCGCATCCCTGGAGCGTGAGTTCGGCGGCACCGCCGCCTGA
- the gmk gene encoding guanylate kinase, whose product MAATSRGTSPVPPDVRPRLTVLSGPSGVGKSTVVAHMRSVHPEVWLSVSATTRKPRPGERDGVHYFFVDDEEFDKLIANGELLEWAEFAGNRYGTPRRAVLDRLEAGEPVLLEIDLQGARLVRQSMPEARLVFLAPPSWEELVRRLTGRGTEAPDVIERRLAAARTELAAEAEFDTTLVNTSVEDVARELLTLMLQASGLSGTGD is encoded by the coding sequence ATGGCTGCAACATCCCGGGGGACGTCCCCCGTACCCCCGGACGTACGTCCGCGGCTGACCGTGCTCTCCGGCCCCTCAGGGGTCGGCAAGAGCACGGTCGTCGCCCATATGCGCTCGGTCCACCCCGAGGTCTGGCTCTCGGTCTCCGCCACGACGCGCAAGCCGCGACCCGGCGAACGCGACGGTGTGCACTACTTCTTCGTGGACGACGAGGAGTTCGACAAGCTGATCGCCAACGGCGAGCTGCTGGAGTGGGCCGAGTTCGCCGGCAACCGGTACGGCACGCCGCGCCGGGCCGTGCTCGACCGCCTGGAGGCGGGCGAGCCGGTACTGCTGGAGATCGACCTCCAGGGCGCCCGGCTGGTCCGCCAGTCGATGCCCGAGGCGCGGCTGGTCTTCCTGGCCCCGCCCAGCTGGGAGGAGCTGGTGCGCCGGCTCACCGGCCGGGGCACCGAGGCCCCGGACGTGATCGAGCGCAGGCTCGCCGCGGCGAGGACCGAGCTGGCCGCCGAGGCGGAGTTCGACACCACGCTCGTCAACACCTCCGTCGAGGACGTGGCGCGCGAGCTGCTAACGTTGATGCTGCAGGCTTCCGGCCTCTCCGGCACCGGCGACTGA
- the rpoZ gene encoding DNA-directed RNA polymerase subunit omega, which translates to MSSSITTPEGIINPPIDELLEATDSKYSLVIYAAKRARQINAYYSQLGEGLLEYVGPLVDTHVHEKPLSIALREINAGLLTSEAIEGPAQ; encoded by the coding sequence GTGTCCTCTTCCATCACCACGCCCGAGGGCATCATCAACCCGCCGATTGATGAGCTCCTCGAGGCCACCGACTCGAAGTACAGCCTCGTGATCTACGCCGCCAAGCGTGCGCGCCAGATCAACGCGTACTACTCGCAGCTCGGTGAAGGCCTCCTCGAGTACGTCGGTCCGCTCGTCGACACCCACGTGCACGAGAAGCCGCTCTCGATCGCGCTGCGCGAGATCAACGCGGGCCTGCTGACCTCCGAGGCCATCGAGGGCCCCGCGCAGTAA
- the coaBC gene encoding bifunctional phosphopantothenoylcysteine decarboxylase/phosphopantothenate--cysteine ligase CoaBC — protein sequence MDKPKVVLGVSGGIAAYKACELLRRLTESGHDVRVVPTGAALNFVGAATWSALSGHPVSTEVWDGVHEVPHVRTGQGADLVVVAPATADMLAKAAHGLADDLLTNTLLTARCPVVFAPAMHTEMWEHPATRENVATLRRRGAVVIEPAVGRLTGADTGKGRLPDPGEIFEVCRRVLSRGSAVPDLAGRHVVISAGGTREPLDPVRYLGNRSSGKQGYALARTAVARGARTTLIGANTALPDPAGADVLRVGTALELREAVRKAAADADVVVMAAAVADFRPAEYATGKIKKKDGQEPAPLVLVRNPDILAEVSAGRARAGQLVVGFAAETDDVLANGRHKLRRKGCDLLVVNEVGEDKTFGSEENEAVVLGADGSETAVPYGPKEVLADVVWDLVAARLG from the coding sequence GTGGACAAACCGAAGGTCGTCCTGGGGGTCAGTGGGGGCATCGCCGCCTACAAGGCGTGCGAGCTGCTGCGCAGGCTGACCGAGTCGGGGCACGACGTACGGGTCGTACCGACCGGCGCGGCGCTGAACTTCGTGGGCGCGGCCACCTGGTCGGCGCTCTCCGGCCATCCGGTGTCCACCGAGGTCTGGGACGGCGTGCACGAGGTGCCGCACGTCCGGACCGGCCAGGGCGCCGACCTGGTGGTGGTCGCCCCCGCCACCGCGGACATGCTGGCCAAGGCCGCCCACGGACTGGCCGACGACCTGCTGACCAACACCCTGCTGACCGCCCGCTGTCCGGTCGTCTTCGCCCCCGCGATGCACACCGAGATGTGGGAGCACCCCGCCACCCGGGAGAACGTGGCGACGCTGCGGCGCCGGGGCGCCGTCGTCATCGAGCCCGCCGTCGGCCGGCTGACCGGCGCGGACACCGGCAAGGGGCGGCTGCCCGACCCCGGCGAGATCTTCGAGGTCTGCCGCCGGGTGCTGTCCCGGGGCTCCGCCGTCCCCGACCTGGCCGGCCGCCATGTGGTGATCAGCGCCGGCGGGACCCGGGAGCCCCTCGACCCGGTCCGCTACCTCGGCAACCGCTCCTCCGGCAAGCAGGGCTACGCCCTGGCCCGCACCGCGGTGGCCCGCGGCGCCCGGACGACCCTGATCGGGGCGAACACCGCACTGCCCGACCCGGCCGGGGCCGACGTCCTGCGGGTGGGGACGGCCCTGGAGCTGCGCGAGGCGGTGCGGAAGGCGGCGGCCGACGCGGACGTGGTGGTGATGGCGGCGGCGGTCGCCGATTTCCGGCCCGCCGAGTACGCCACGGGCAAGATCAAGAAGAAGGACGGCCAGGAGCCGGCCCCCCTCGTGCTGGTCCGCAACCCCGACATCCTCGCGGAGGTCTCCGCCGGGCGCGCCCGGGCCGGGCAGCTCGTCGTCGGATTCGCCGCCGAGACCGACGACGTCCTCGCCAACGGCCGCCACAAGCTCCGCCGCAAGGGCTGTGACCTGCTGGTCGTCAACGAGGTCGGGGAGGACAAGACCTTCGGTTCCGAGGAGAACGAAGCCGTGGTGCTCGGAGCGGACGGCTCCGAGACGGCTGTTCCGTACGGCCCCAAGGAAGTGCTCGCCGACGTGGTGTGGGACCTGGTGGCGGCCCGGCTCGGCTGA
- the metK gene encoding methionine adenosyltransferase, translating to MSRRLFTSESVTEGHPDKIADQISDTVLDALLREDPSSRVAVETLITTGLVHVAGEVTTKAYADIPTLVRNKVLEIGYDSSKKGFDGASCGVSVSIGAQSPDIAQGVDTAYEKRVEGDEDELDKQGAGDQGLMFGYACDETPELMPLPIHLAHRLSRRLSEVRKNGTIPYLRPDGKTQVTIEYDGDKAVRLDTVVVSSQHASDIDLDSLLAPDIREFVVEHVLGQLVGDGIKLDTEGYRLLVNPTGRFEIGGPMGDAGLTGRKIIIDTYGGYARHGGGAFSGKDPSKVDRSAAYAMRWVAKNVVAAGLAARCEVQVAYAIGKAEPVGLFVETFGTATVDTERIEHAIGEVFDLRPAAIIRDLDLLRPIYAQTAAYGHFGRELPDFTWERTDRIDALREAAGL from the coding sequence GTGTCCCGCCGTCTCTTCACCTCGGAGTCTGTCACCGAGGGTCATCCCGACAAGATCGCCGATCAGATCAGCGACACCGTTCTCGATGCGCTTCTGCGTGAGGATCCTTCTTCGCGTGTGGCGGTCGAGACCCTGATCACTACGGGTCTCGTGCATGTTGCGGGAGAGGTCACGACCAAGGCTTATGCCGATATTCCCACTCTTGTGCGTAACAAGGTGCTGGAGATCGGTTACGACTCCTCGAAGAAGGGTTTCGACGGGGCTTCGTGTGGTGTTTCGGTGTCCATCGGGGCGCAGTCGCCGGACATCGCGCAGGGTGTGGACACCGCGTACGAGAAGCGGGTCGAGGGGGATGAGGACGAGCTCGACAAGCAGGGTGCCGGTGATCAGGGGCTGATGTTCGGGTATGCCTGTGATGAGACGCCGGAGTTGATGCCGTTGCCGATTCATCTGGCGCACCGGTTGTCGCGGCGGTTGTCGGAGGTGCGTAAGAACGGGACGATTCCGTATCTGCGGCCGGACGGCAAGACGCAGGTGACGATCGAGTACGACGGTGACAAGGCGGTGCGTCTGGACACGGTGGTGGTGTCTTCGCAGCATGCTTCGGACATCGATCTGGATTCGTTGCTGGCGCCTGACATCCGTGAGTTCGTGGTGGAGCATGTGCTGGGTCAGCTGGTGGGGGACGGTATCAAGCTGGATACCGAGGGTTACCGGTTGTTGGTGAATCCGACGGGGCGTTTCGAGATCGGTGGGCCGATGGGGGATGCGGGTCTGACCGGGCGGAAGATCATCATTGACACCTACGGGGGTTATGCCCGTCATGGTGGTGGTGCTTTCTCGGGGAAGGATCCGTCGAAGGTGGACCGTTCGGCGGCGTACGCGATGCGGTGGGTCGCCAAGAACGTGGTGGCCGCGGGGCTGGCGGCGCGGTGTGAGGTCCAGGTCGCGTATGCGATCGGGAAGGCGGAGCCGGTGGGTCTGTTCGTGGAGACCTTCGGTACGGCGACGGTGGACACGGAGCGGATCGAGCACGCGATCGGTGAGGTCTTCGATCTGCGTCCGGCGGCGATCATCCGTGATCTCGATCTGCTGCGTCCGATCTACGCGCAGACCGCGGCGTACGGTCACTTCGGGCGTGAGCTGCCCGACTTCACGTGGGAACGCACCGACCGCATCGACGCACTGCGTGAGGCCGCCGGCCTGTAG
- a CDS encoding primosomal protein N', with protein sequence MSSDDERSDEPGTGQPEQLALIRETVRRAEVPRAKPRTWRGAALAGKLPVARVLVNKGVLHLDQYFDYAVPEELDADAQPGVRVRVRFGAGGRQVRGGRREGGGLIDGFLVERRATSDYPGALAALAYVVSPEPVLGPELLALSRAVADRYAGSLADVLQLAVPPRNGRAESRPSPAPPPPPPVPSPGPWERYAQGPGFLRALAGGEAPRAVWTALPGPHWPEEIARAVAATLASGRGALVVVPDGRTAGRVDAALTALLGKGHHALLTAESGPEKRYGQWLAVRRGSVRAVVGTRAAMFAPVTGLGLVAVWDDGDSSHSDDNAPFPHVREVLELRAAHSRCAFLLGGVNCTVEAAQLVESGWALPLRPDREQVRIAAPLVRTVDDGELARDGAARSARLPSLAWQTVRDGLRDGPVLVQVPRRGYAPRLACERCREPARCRHCAGPLQAPDRQNLECAWCGRTETAWNCAACGGTGLRAQIVGARRTAEELGRAFPDVPVRTSGRDHVLDSVPGQPALVVSTPGAEPVAEGGYTAALLLDGWAMVGRPDLRAGEEALRRWTAAAALVRGRPEGGTVVVVAEPALRPVQALVRWDPVGHARRELAERAELGFPPVSRMAAVTGPPEALAAFLATAELPAEAEILGPVPVPAAPTGRPRRPGDAPPGAPRERALVRVPPGRGAALAAALKAASAARTARGSGDPVRIRIDPPDIG encoded by the coding sequence GTGAGCAGCGACGACGAGCGGTCCGACGAGCCCGGCACAGGACAGCCGGAGCAGCTCGCGCTCATCCGGGAGACCGTCCGCCGGGCCGAGGTGCCGCGCGCGAAGCCCCGGACCTGGCGGGGCGCCGCGCTCGCCGGGAAACTGCCCGTCGCCCGCGTCCTGGTGAACAAGGGCGTGCTCCACCTCGACCAGTACTTCGACTACGCGGTGCCCGAGGAGCTCGACGCCGACGCGCAGCCCGGCGTCCGGGTCCGCGTGCGGTTCGGCGCGGGCGGCCGGCAGGTGCGCGGCGGACGCCGCGAGGGCGGCGGGCTCATCGACGGGTTCCTCGTCGAGCGCCGGGCCACCTCCGACTACCCGGGCGCTCTGGCCGCCCTCGCCTACGTCGTCTCGCCCGAGCCGGTGCTGGGGCCCGAACTGCTCGCACTCTCCCGGGCCGTCGCCGACCGCTACGCGGGCAGTCTCGCCGATGTGCTCCAGCTCGCCGTGCCCCCGAGGAACGGCAGAGCCGAGTCCAGGCCCTCGCCCGCCCCGCCGCCCCCGCCGCCCGTACCCTCGCCCGGACCGTGGGAGCGGTACGCCCAGGGCCCGGGCTTCCTGCGGGCGCTGGCCGGGGGGGAGGCGCCCCGGGCGGTGTGGACCGCGCTGCCGGGACCGCACTGGCCCGAGGAGATCGCCCGCGCCGTCGCGGCGACGCTCGCCTCGGGCCGGGGCGCCCTCGTCGTCGTACCGGACGGGCGCACGGCGGGCCGGGTGGACGCCGCGCTGACCGCTCTCCTGGGCAAGGGCCACCACGCCCTGCTCACCGCCGAGTCCGGCCCGGAGAAGCGCTACGGGCAGTGGCTCGCGGTCCGGCGCGGATCGGTGCGCGCGGTCGTCGGGACCAGGGCCGCGATGTTCGCCCCCGTCACCGGTCTAGGCCTGGTCGCCGTCTGGGACGACGGGGACTCCAGCCACAGCGACGACAACGCCCCCTTCCCGCACGTGAGGGAGGTCCTGGAGCTGCGCGCGGCGCACAGCCGGTGCGCCTTCCTGCTGGGCGGCGTCAACTGCACGGTGGAGGCGGCCCAGCTGGTCGAGAGCGGCTGGGCGCTGCCGCTGCGCCCGGACCGGGAGCAGGTCCGGATCGCGGCCCCTCTCGTCCGTACCGTCGACGACGGCGAGCTGGCACGGGACGGCGCGGCGCGCTCGGCGCGGCTGCCCAGCCTGGCCTGGCAGACCGTACGCGACGGCCTGCGCGACGGCCCCGTCCTGGTCCAGGTACCGCGCCGGGGATACGCCCCCCGCCTGGCCTGCGAGCGCTGCCGGGAGCCCGCCCGGTGCCGGCACTGCGCGGGCCCGCTCCAGGCGCCGGACCGGCAGAACCTGGAATGCGCCTGGTGCGGGCGGACCGAGACGGCCTGGAACTGCGCGGCCTGCGGGGGCACCGGACTGCGGGCGCAGATCGTCGGGGCCCGCAGGACCGCCGAGGAGCTGGGCCGGGCCTTCCCGGACGTCCCCGTACGGACCTCGGGGCGCGACCACGTCCTGGACTCCGTACCCGGACAGCCCGCGCTGGTCGTCAGCACACCCGGGGCCGAACCGGTGGCCGAGGGCGGCTACACGGCCGCGCTGCTGCTGGACGGCTGGGCGATGGTCGGCCGCCCCGACCTGCGGGCCGGGGAGGAGGCCCTGCGGCGCTGGACGGCCGCCGCCGCCCTGGTCCGCGGCCGTCCGGAGGGCGGGACGGTCGTCGTCGTCGCCGAACCGGCCCTGCGGCCCGTCCAGGCACTGGTGCGCTGGGACCCGGTCGGCCACGCCCGCCGCGAGCTCGCCGAACGCGCCGAACTCGGCTTCCCGCCGGTGTCCAGGATGGCCGCGGTCACCGGCCCGCCCGAAGCCCTCGCCGCCTTCCTGGCCACGGCGGAACTGCCTGCCGAGGCGGAGATCCTCGGACCCGTCCCGGTGCCCGCGGCGCCCACGGGCCGGCCCCGCAGGCCGGGCGACGCCCCACCGGGCGCTCCCCGGGAACGAGCTCTGGTCAGGGTCCCGCCGGGGCGCGGCGCGGCGCTCGCCGCCGCCCTGAAGGCGGCGTCGGCGGCCCGGACCGCCCGGGGGAGCGGCGATCCGGTACGCATCCGGATCGACCCGCCGGACATCGGCTGA
- the fmt gene encoding methionyl-tRNA formyltransferase codes for MKLVFAGTPEVAVPALDALIASGRHEVAAVVTRPDAPAGRGRRLVASPVAERAEEAGIEVLKPARPRDEDFLARLREIGPDCCPVVAYGALLPGAALEIPAHGWVNLHFSLLPAWRGAAPVQHAVMAGDEVTGASTFLIEKGLDSGPVYGVLTEEVRPTDTSGDLLTRLAFAGAGLLAATMDGIEDGTLHAVPQPAEGVTLAPKITVEDAQVHWQAPALRVDRVVRGCTPAPGAWTLFRGERLKLVQAVPVPGRTDLTPGELSAGKNNVYVGTGSHAVELLWVQPQGKKPMKAADWARGVRITSGELLGA; via the coding sequence ATGAAGCTGGTCTTCGCAGGCACCCCCGAGGTCGCCGTTCCCGCCCTGGACGCCCTGATCGCCTCCGGACGCCACGAGGTGGCCGCGGTCGTCACCCGCCCCGACGCGCCCGCCGGGCGCGGACGCCGGCTGGTCGCCAGCCCCGTCGCCGAACGCGCCGAGGAGGCCGGCATCGAGGTGCTCAAGCCGGCCCGGCCGCGCGACGAGGACTTCCTCGCCCGGCTCCGGGAGATCGGGCCGGACTGCTGCCCCGTCGTCGCCTACGGCGCGCTGCTGCCCGGGGCCGCACTCGAGATCCCCGCCCACGGCTGGGTCAACCTGCACTTCTCCCTGCTCCCCGCCTGGCGCGGAGCCGCACCCGTCCAGCACGCGGTGATGGCCGGTGACGAGGTGACCGGCGCGTCGACCTTCCTGATCGAGAAGGGCCTGGACTCCGGACCGGTCTACGGGGTGCTGACCGAGGAGGTACGGCCCACGGACACCAGCGGTGACCTGCTCACCCGGCTCGCCTTCGCCGGAGCGGGACTTCTCGCCGCGACCATGGACGGCATCGAGGACGGCACCCTGCACGCCGTACCGCAGCCCGCCGAAGGCGTCACCCTCGCACCCAAGATCACCGTCGAGGACGCCCAGGTGCACTGGCAGGCCCCCGCGCTGCGGGTCGACCGGGTGGTGCGCGGCTGCACCCCAGCGCCGGGCGCCTGGACCCTCTTCCGCGGCGAACGCCTCAAGCTGGTCCAGGCCGTCCCGGTCCCCGGCCGCACCGATCTCACCCCCGGCGAACTCTCCGCGGGCAAGAACAACGTGTACGTGGGCACGGGCTCCCACGCGGTGGAACTCCTCTGGGTCCAGCCCCAGGGCAAGAAGCCGATGAAGGCCGCCGACTGGGCCAGGGGCGTACGCATCACCTCCGGCGAACTCCTGGGGGCCTGA
- a CDS encoding RsmB/NOP family class I SAM-dependent RNA methyltransferase, translating into MNDQQRRRPAKQHRRPKKDPVRFLAFEALRAVDERDAYANLVLPPLLKKARAKGDFDSRDAALATELVYGTLRRQGTYDAIVAACVDRPLREVDPPVLDVIEMGVHQLLGTRIPTHAAVSASVELARVVLGEGRAKFVNAVLRRVTAHDLDGWTERVAPPYDEDPEEHLALVHSHPRWVVSALWDALGGGRSGIEDLLEADNERPEVTLVARPGRSTPEELLTALGEERGLPGRWSPYAVRMAEGGEPGALAAVREGGAGVQDEGSQLVAAALAHAPLEGDDTRWLDGCAGPGGKAALLGALAAERGAALLASEKQPHRARLVERALAGNPGPYQVITADGTRPPWRPGSFDRVLMDVPCSGLGALRRRPEARWRRRPEDLEGFAPLQRGLLREALKAVRVGGVVGYATCSPHLAETRVVVEDVLKGRGGQPAEAEWVDARPLFPGVPALGDGPDVQLWPHLHGTDAMYLALLRRTA; encoded by the coding sequence GTGAACGACCAGCAGCGTCGCCGTCCCGCCAAGCAGCACCGACGCCCCAAGAAGGACCCCGTCCGGTTCCTCGCCTTCGAAGCACTCAGGGCCGTCGACGAGCGTGACGCCTACGCCAACCTCGTGCTGCCCCCCCTGCTCAAGAAGGCCCGCGCCAAGGGGGATTTCGACAGCCGGGACGCGGCGCTCGCCACCGAGCTGGTCTACGGCACGCTGCGCCGCCAGGGCACCTACGACGCGATCGTCGCCGCGTGCGTCGACCGGCCGCTGCGCGAGGTCGACCCGCCGGTCCTCGACGTGATCGAGATGGGTGTGCACCAACTGCTCGGCACCAGGATCCCCACCCACGCGGCCGTGTCCGCCAGCGTCGAGCTGGCCAGGGTCGTCCTGGGGGAGGGGCGCGCCAAGTTCGTCAACGCGGTGCTGCGCCGGGTCACGGCCCATGACCTCGACGGCTGGACCGAGCGGGTCGCGCCCCCCTACGACGAGGACCCCGAGGAGCACCTCGCCCTCGTCCACTCCCACCCCCGCTGGGTGGTCTCCGCCCTCTGGGACGCCCTGGGCGGCGGCCGGAGCGGGATCGAGGACCTCCTGGAGGCCGACAACGAGCGGCCCGAGGTGACCCTGGTGGCCCGCCCCGGGCGCTCCACCCCCGAGGAGCTCCTCACCGCCCTCGGCGAGGAGCGCGGCCTGCCCGGCCGCTGGTCCCCCTACGCCGTACGCATGGCCGAGGGCGGCGAGCCCGGCGCCCTGGCCGCCGTACGGGAGGGCGGAGCGGGGGTGCAGGACGAGGGCAGCCAGCTCGTCGCGGCGGCGCTCGCCCACGCGCCCCTCGAAGGTGACGACACCCGCTGGCTCGACGGCTGCGCCGGCCCGGGCGGCAAGGCCGCCCTGCTCGGTGCGCTCGCGGCGGAGCGCGGCGCGGCACTGCTCGCGTCCGAGAAGCAGCCGCACCGGGCCCGACTCGTCGAACGGGCGCTGGCCGGCAACCCCGGCCCCTACCAGGTGATCACGGCGGACGGCACCCGCCCGCCGTGGCGGCCCGGCTCCTTCGACCGGGTCCTGATGGACGTACCCTGCTCCGGCCTCGGCGCGCTGCGCCGCCGCCCGGAAGCGCGCTGGCGCCGCCGCCCCGAGGACCTGGAGGGCTTCGCCCCCCTCCAGCGCGGTCTGCTGCGCGAGGCGCTGAAGGCCGTCCGGGTCGGCGGCGTGGTCGGCTACGCCACCTGCTCCCCGCACCTGGCGGAGACCCGGGTGGTGGTCGAGGACGTGCTCAAGGGGCGGGGCGGGCAGCCGGCCGAAGCGGAATGGGTGGACGCCCGGCCGCTGTTCCCCGGCGTACCGGCGCTGGGCGACGGGCCCGACGTCCAGCTCTGGCCGCATCTGCACGGCACCGACGCGATGTACCTGGCGCTGCTGCGGCGCACGGCCTGA